Genomic DNA from Paenibacillus borealis:
GTACCTTTGCTGAGCTGCGCAGTGCACATCAGGCCAAGCTCAACATGCTTGTGTGCAGCCGCTCAATGGTTACACTCGCCCGGAAGATGCGTGACTCGTTCGATATTCCCTATTTCGAAGGCTCCTTCTGCGGCTCCCGTGAGATCCGCTTTTCTCTCCGGCAGCTTTCTTTTCATTTTCAGGATGAGCGGTTCGATAAGCAGCTCCACCGCTATATGCGCAAGGAGGAGGAGCGCCTGCATAAGGATATTCTGCATACTTATAAATCACTTAAAGGCAGAAAGGTTGTACTCTTCACCGATGGCAGCGAAAGCTGGAGCTATATTTCCGTACTGAGTGAGCTGGGCCTCCGAATCGCAGCCATCGGCACGAACCAGAACGCGCAGGAGGATATATCGCGGATCAAAGAAAGGCTCCAAGAGGAGACCATTCTCGTGGTGCAGAGTGATGAAGCGAAGATGCTGCAGCTGTACCGGGACCGCAAGGCAGAGCTGATGATTGTCAGCGGACGGAACGCTTTTGTTCCGCTCAAGGAGCGAATCCCATTTCTTAATCTGGATGAGCAGCAGCACGGGGGATATGCGGGCTATGAGGGTGTCAGACGGCTTGCCCGGGATTTGCTGGATACGCTGGAGCAGCCGGTCTGGAATTTGATCTTCCGGTGCTCCCCGTGGGAGGTGGACAGCTATGGCCAGGCCTGAGCGGAGCACAGCCAAGCCCTTGTCTATTAATCCCTTTCAGACCAGCCAGGCGATTGGCGGCGTTCTTGCACTGCAAGGCATTTTCCGTTCAATTCCTGTTCTGCATGGAGCCCAGGGCTGTGCAGAATCTGTCCAAACTGTATTATCACGCCATTTCCGTGAACCGATATCGATTCAGAATATTGCCATTCATGAGCAGAATCTGATTTTTGGCGGGGGAGAAGGGATTCGCGAAATGATCCGGCATGTCATGTCCAGACATAATCCGGATGTAATTGCACTTGTCGGCACCTCGCTTACAAAGGTTGTGGGTGAGGATTTGCTGGGCATTGCCGACGACTATTTCAGACACAACAAGGAGATGTTCAAAGACAAGCTGATGTTTGGTTTGTATCTGCCTGATTATGAGGGCTCTATGGAGTCGGGATATGCCAAAACCGTATTTTCTGTAATTCAAAAAATCATGCAAAGCGGCAGGAAGACGGTTCGGAAGAAAAAGCGCAACCGGATTAATCTGCTGCCCGGCGCCCATATGACGCCTGGAGATGTGATGGAGCTGAAGGAGATTATCGCTTCCTTCGATCTGGAAGTGATTGTGCTGCCGGATTTATCCTCTTCGCTTACAGGACATTTGATGACCGGACATACAGCGCTCTCCAGAGGCGGTGTTCCGCTTGATTATATGCGGGAGATGCTGGCATCGGCGTACACGGTTGCCCTCGGTAAATCGATGGAGCCGTGTGCCAGGCTGCTGCACGAGGGACTGCAGATTCCTTATCTTGTATTTAACGGTGTCACGGGATTGCGGGAGAGTGATGAATTCTTCCTGTTTCTGCGCCAGTTCAGCCAGAGTGAGGGTGAGAATAAGTACCGCTGGCAGCGGCAGTTTCTGCTCGATTGCATGCTGGATACCCGGTCTGTCTTCAGAGGGCGGCGAATCGCTGCTGCGCTGGAGCCGGATCATCTGGTTGCCTTATATCAATGTCTATCTGAACTTGGAATCCGTTCCTTCCGTTCTGTAATTTCAGCACCCTCCCCATCGGTTGACGCGCTTCCGGAAGTGCCGCTCCTCGGGGACCTCGATGATTTGGAGCGAATTGCAGCTGCCGGAGCGGATCTGTGGATCAGTAATTCATACGGGCAGCAGACCGCCCGCAACAATAATATACCGTATATCCCGCTTGGGTTCCCGGTATTCAACCGTTTTGGGGCAGCTGCGAGGACGACAGCAGGATACAGGGGGACGGCTGAGCTGCTTAATGATTTGGCTAATACACTGAACAGCAAAGGGAGGATATCCTGATGAAACTGGCGTTTGCGTCTAATGAAGGCAGAGCACTAGACAGTCACTTTGGCCAATGCAACTCGTTTGCTATTTTTGAATTTGGGGAGAAGGGTTACCGGCAGCTGGAATCCAGAACGCTTCCTGCGGTGCAGGAAGAGACTGAAGAATGCGACAAGTTCCAGCAAAGGGTGGATCTGATTAGCGATTGCACAGTGCTATTCGTGACCAAAATTGGCGGAGATGCCACCAAAAAGGTACTGCAGGCAGGGATTATTCTGCTTCAATCGGAGCAAGGCAGTGAAATTATCCCCCAGCTGGATCAGCTCCGGCAGATGCTGCGTAACCGTCCGCCGCTATGGCTGGTCAAGGCCATGAAACGCCGGAAGGAGGAGGATTAACCGATGTCTGAAGCCGCGGGTACTGAATCCCTGCTGCAAGCCTATAACGTGCAGTATGATCCGGTGCTGCTGGCGAAACAGCGGATCGCCTTTGCACTGCTCTTCAGAAAGTATCTGGCGCAGGGGAATCTGCTGAATAGCCGTACATTTGGGCTGCTGGATGCGGCTCCTGACGAGTCGGTGCCTGAATACTCCCTGATCCGGGATTGTCTGGCCAAAGCCTGGGGAGATATGGAGTATGCGGTGAAATGGAATGCCTATAAATCCTGAAAGACATGGAACACAAATACAGCAGCGAATCTCCATTCCTGGAGAAGCGCTGCTGTATTTGTGTCTGATAACCTCCGGTTCTAAGAAGCAAAAGGAACTACAGCCAGCCGGATGCAGTGCGTAGGGCAACTGGTAAAGGCCTCCTGAAGATCTTCCTGGAGCTCCGGTTCAATGGCTGTGATTCCCCGGTTCCGGTCCCCTTCATAGATCACTCCGGCAATTCCGTTGTAATCCAGATCGAAGATGTCCGGGGCTGCGGAATTGCAGGCACCGCAGGCAATGCAGGCCTCCTGATTAACGCTGGCAAACTGACTCATAGCTTCCATCTCTCCTTAGAATGTAATTGGCAGGCACTTTTGGTATATTCGGAGTCAATATAGCTCACTTTGTTGTGGGGTTTGGCTTCCGTTAATGTCATTTTACATCCCTTATATGGATTGAAACAACCGGGAAACAGATGGTTTAACAGTAGGTTCATCTTGTGTGTTATTAATGATGACATGGGAGCTGTGGTTGCGGTTTCATAGCTCGAATGATAGCGTTCTCAAGAAAATGAATTGTGATTAAGTTCGGATTTTATGCCTGCTATTCATTCCTGAATATGTGGAATAGCGCTTTCAAACGTGAAATAACGGACATTCGCGTGGGGATGCGGATATGGCGTTCGGGGATGCCGTTGACAGTATGTTCAGTTTTGTTATGATCTAGTCAATTCCAGAGCCATTATCAGAAATAATCAAATCAAAGGGAGTGTGGAGAAATGACTAGAAAAATTGCAATCTACGGTAAGGGTGGAATCGGGAAGTCGACTACACAGCAGAATACAGCGGCGGCGCTGGCTTACTTCCATGACAAGAAAATATTCATCCACGGCTGCGACCCGAAGGCTGACTCCACCCGGATGATTCTGGGAGGGATGAATCAGAAGACGCTGATGGATATGCTCCGCGATGACGGTGCAGAGAACATCACCACCGAGAAGGTTGTGAAGGACGGATATCTGGGGATCCGCTGTGTGGAATCGGGTGGTCCTGAGCCGGGTGTCGGCTGTGCGGGCCGCGGGGTAATTACGGCAATTGACCTGATGGAGAACAACGGGGCCTACACGGAGGATCTGGATTTTGTGTTCTTCGATGTTCTGGGTGACGTAGTGTGCGGCGGCTTCGCGATGCCGATCCGTGACGGCAAGGCCCAGGAGGTGTACATTGTGGCCTCGGGCGAGATGATGGCAATCTACGCAGCGAACAACATCTGTAAGGGGTTAGTGAAGTATGCCAAGCAGAGCGGTGTGCGGCTCGGAGGGGTCATCTGCAACAGCCGCAACGTAGACCGGGAAAGAGAATTCCTGGAGGAATTCACCGCTTCCATCGGCACACAGATGATTCATTTTGTTCCCCGCGACAATATTGTCCAGAAGGCTGAATTTAACAAGAAGACCGTGGTCGAATTCGACGCTGAGAGCAATCAGGCCCGCGAATACGGCGAGCTTGGGCGGAAGATTCTTGAGAATGAGAGCTTCGTGATCCCCAAGCCGCTGAGCATGGATGAACTGGAAGCGATGGTTGTCAAATACGGAATCGGAGATTAAGGAGGAATAAGCCATGCCGCATCACACATTCAAGTGCAGCGAGTGTATTCCTGAGCGTACACAGCACGCCGTGATCAAAGGGCCGGGCGAAGACTTGACTTCCGCGCTGCCCGAAGGCTATCTCAATACCATTCCGGGGACCATTTCTGAAAGGGGCTGCGCCTACTGCGGCGCCAAGCATGTGATCGGCACCCCGATGAAGGATGTCATCCACTTAAGCCACGGGCCGGTCGGCTGCACGTATGACACTTGGCAGACCAAGCGCTATATTAGCGATAATGATAATTTTCAGATCAAGAATACGTTTGCTACGGATGTGAAGGAGAAGCATATTGTATTCGGAGCCGAAGGTCTCCTCAAGAAGAACATTATAGAGGCGTTCAAGCAGTTCCCGGAAATCAAGCGCATGACGATCTACTCGACCTGTGCTACGGCCCTCATTGGCGATGATATCGGTGCAGTAGCCCAGGAGGTAATGGATGAAATGCCGGACGTGGACATCTTCGTCTGCAACTCACCGGGCTTCCAGGGACCGAGCCAATCGGGCGGACACCATATCATTAATATTGCCTGGATTAAGCAGAAGGTCGGGACGGTGGAACCAGTCATCACCAGCGATTATGTCATCAACTATGTCGGTGAGTATAACATTCAGGGGGATCAGGAGGTTATGGTCGATTATTTCAAAAGCATGGGCATACAGGTGCTGTCGACCTTCACCGGCAACGGTTCTTACGATGATCTGAGAGCGATGCACGGCGCGCATCTCAATGTGCTGGAATGTGCCCGTTCTGCAGAGTATATCTGCAACGAGCTGCGGGTGAGATACGGTATCCCCCGCCTGGATATCGATGGCTTCGGCTTCGAGCCGCTTTCTGCATCCCTCCGCAAGGTTGGGCTGTTCTTCGGAATTGAAGACCGGGCGCAGGCGATTATTGATGAAGAAACGGCCAGATGGAAGCCGGAGCTGGACTGGTATAAGGAGCGCCTCCAAGGCAAGCGGGTATGTCTCTGGCCGGGAGGCTCCAAGCTATGGCACTGGGCCAACGTCATTCATGAAGAGATGGGGCTTGAGGTTGTGTCCATGTATACGAAGTTCGGCCACCAGGGAGATATGGAGAAAGGGATTGCCCGTTGTGATACCGGCGCGCTGGCCATTGATGACCCGAATGAGCTTGAAGGTCTTGAAGCGATGGAGATGCTGAAGCCGGATATCATCCTGACCGGTAAACGTCCGGGAGAGGTTGCCAAGAAGGTGCGCGTTCCTTATCTGAATGCGCATGCCTATCATAATGGGCCCTATAAAGGCTATGAAGGCTGGGTCAGATTCGCCCGTGATATCTACAATGCGATCTATTCGCCGATTCATCAGCTGTCTGCACTGGATATCAGCAAGGACGAGATTCCGGTCAGCCGCGGGTTCGCCACACAAAGAATGCTGTCCGACGTCAATCTGAGCGAAGAGATCAGAACCTCCGCGAGCTTGAGGCAGTATACCGGCGGTTACGACTCAGTCTCCAAATTGCGTGAGAGAACCTATCCGTATCTGCAGAATCAGTTAGCCGGTGTTTGAGTTTAAGGGAGGAGAGCCTATGGAAGATCTGATGAAAGACAGGGTTGCGCAGCTGGAGAATTATATATTGAAGCATTGCCTGTGGCAGTTCCATTCCCGGACCTGGGACAGGGAGAAGCAGAATGAAGGGGTATTATCCAAAACGACACAGATTCTGTGTGATGAGCCCGTAGCTAAGGAAACACTGGCAGACCGCTGCTACTGGGTCGATGCTGTAGTGCTGGCGGAAGAATATAAGCGCCGTTTCCTGTGGCTGTCTACAATGAGCAATGCGGAAATTAAGCTGCTGATGCTGGCGCTCAAAGAGCGTATCGATTATATAACCATCACAGGCTCACTGAATAAGGAGCTTACCGTCCAGCAATATTAATACGCTCATATGGCAAGAATCGGAGGGGGAATTCGTATGACTTGTGAAATTGTGCAAAAAGAGCGCGGCGGTGTGATTAATCCGATCTTCACCTGCCAGCCTGCGGGTGCGCAGTATGCCAGTATCGGAATTAAGGATTGTATCGGAATTGTTCACGGCGGACAGGGCTGTGTGATGTTCGTCCGGCTGTTGTTCTCACAGCATTTCAAGGATAACTTCCTGCTGGCCTCTTCTTCTGTACATGAGGATGGAGCTGTATTCGGCGCTTTGAACCGTGTAGAGCAGGCGGTGGATGTGCTGCTGATGCGTTATCCGGATGTGAAAGTTGTGCCGATTATCACTACCTGTTCCACGGAAGTTATCGGTGATGATGTAGATGGCGTCATTCTGAAGCTCAATAACGGACTCCTCAAAGAGAAGTTTGCCGGCCGCGAGGTGCATCTGATTCCTGTGCATACGCCGAGCTTCGTGGGCAGCCAGGTCAGCGGCTATGATGTGGCTGTTGAAGCCTTTGTGAAGCATTTTGCCCTCAGGGACCAGCCGAGCGGGAAGCTTAATCTGATTACGGGCTGGGTGAATCCCGGAGATGTCACGGCACTTAAGCATCTGCTGGCCGAAATGCAGGTGGAGGCTACGGTGCTGTTTGAAATTGAAAGCTTCGATTCACCGATTCTGCCTGACAAAAGCGGGGAATCCCACGGCAATACAACGATTGAGGATTTGACCGGAACGGCTAATGCCCTGGGTACGATTGCCCTTAACAAATATGAAGGCGGCAGAGCAGCGAAATATCTGGAGAATGAATTTGATATCCCTTCCGTGATCGGACCTACACCAATTGGCATACGCAACACGGACACCTTCCTGCAGAATGTCAAAAAGCTTACCGGCAAGCCGATTCCCGAATCGCTTGTCAGCGAGCGGGGGATTGCCATCGACGCACTGGCCGACCTGGTGCATATGTTCCTTGCCGACAAGAAGGTGGCGATCTACGGGCATCCCGATCTGGTCATCGGACTTGCCGAATTCTGCATTGATCTGGAGATGAAGCCTGTACTTCTGCTGCTCGGTGATGATAACACGACCTATAAGAATGATCCGCGGATCAAAGCGCTGCAGGATAATGTCGAATTCGATATGGAGATTGTGTTAAACGCGGATCTGATGGAGCTGGAGAACCGGATCAAGAACAAGACAGTGGAGCTGGACCTCATTCTTGGCCACTCCAAAGGCCGGTTCACCGCCATCGACAATAATATTCCCATGGTGCGCGTAGGGTTCCCGACCTATGACCGTGCAGGCTTGTACCGCCATCCGACGGTAGGCTATGCGGGGGCAATCCGGCTGGCGGAAGAAATCGCCAATACCCTATTCACGGATATGGAGTACAAACGGAACAAAGAGTGGATTCTGAGCGTATGGTAGGAGGGATTCAGTGATGTTGATGATAGAACCGGATATGGAAGCATTCGAGGAGAATTATCGGGATGCACTCGGGTATCACCGCAGAGCGGAACAGTTCTTGCGTGAGAAACAGCGGCTAAGTCTGGTATTCAACGTTGGCTCTGTCGCCCTTGAGCGTTACCTGGTGGCCTTATGTCATTTGTACGGTATAATGCCCTTGAATCACAATTATATCTGCCTGATGAATGCCGTGGAGAGTGTTGTTGAGGTTCCGAAGGAGCTGAACAAGGAGATCCGCTCGCTCGATTTCATCTTCGGCATCTGTTCGTTGGATGATTATTTCCATGGAACCCCGAAGCCGGAAGACTCTGCAAGAGTGCTGTCCATGTGCAAAAAGGTGGTCCAGTTGTTTGATCAGGTGAAGATTGCTGCTCTCAGAACTGCTGCTGCGATGTGAAATCACTGATTGTCTTACGTAATCCGGTATTTAACTTAAAAAGAAGCTTGCGCAGCCTTCCGCTCTCCGGAGGGCTGTTTTTTTATTGATTAGGAAATTAACCGATGTATGCATTTATCCCACGAAGCGGGCGTTGAGGGGAAGTGAGGGGAAGAAGTGCCCCTCTGTCAAGAAAGTAGACGTCACAGAACGGTTTAACAAATAAATAGCTTATCGTTACGGACAGCAGAGACGTTAAGTCTGCGGAAAGCACCTGAGTCCCGATCTTACGGACACCAACGCCTTTATTCCGCCCGAAAAGTGGAGCTGGCATCCCTCTCATTTCACCTTCCAGCCCACTTTCGGCGCATTTAAAGGGATTTATCCCTCTCATTCTTCCATCTCGTCCACTTTCGGCACATTCAAAGGGATTTATCCCTCTCATTTCACCTTCCAACCCACTTCCTGCGCATTTGAAGGGATTTATGCCCCTGATTCCGCTAGGAAGTGGGCATTGAGGAGAAATGAGGGGCAGAAGTGCCCCTGATTCTGATGGAAGTGGGCGTTGAGGGGAAATGAGGGGCAGAAGTGCCCCTGATTCTGATGGAAGTGGGCGTTGAGGGGAAATGAGGGGCAAAAGTGCCCCTGATTCCGCTGGAAGTGGGCGTTAAGGGGAAGTGAGGGGCAAAAGTGCCCCTGATTTCGCTTGAAGTGGGTTGGATAAGGAGGTTATGGGAGTAGGAGGTACAATATAGGAGTCCTCGTGAGTTGTGCAATTCGCCGGCCGGGCGATTTTTTCTTATGTTTATGTCATGATGCATAACATTGATATGCGTATTTTAGGCGAAATTACAAAAGAATCAGATTTCCAATTGATTTTAGTGACAAAATCAGTTTAAAATATACACAACAAGTTAGTTATTCTAACATATAATTAAATCATCTTATGCATTCATAGCGAATTGAGAGGTGGAGCGGTCATGATTGAGGAAAAGAAACGGCAGGAACAACTGGAGCTCCCGCGTGATTGCACCTTCTCGCCAGAAGACTGGCGTATATTGGCCCAGTACTGGTATCCGGTGGCGAGGGCGGATGAGGTTCAGGACAAACCGCTTGCGGTGAAGCTGCTGGATATGAAGCTGGTATTGTACCGCAGCGAGGGCAAGGTGGTGATTGCCCGGGATCTCTGCTTCCACCGCGGAGCCCCCTTAAGCAAGGGCTGGGTTGAGAACGGCGAGATTGTCTGCCCGTATCACGGCTTCCGGTATAATTGTGAAGGAAAGTGTACAGCGGTGCCGGCGCATCCGAGCAGTAAGATCTCACCCAAATTGAAATTGATTGTATATCCCGCTGTCGAACGTTACGGCCTGATCTGGACCTGCCTTGCCGGTGCACCGGAGCAGATTCCAGCCTTCCCGGCCTGGGATGATCCCGACTACATTAATATTCTGATTCCGAGCTTTGATATTGCCGGGTCCTCCGGGCGGCAGATGGAAGGCTTCCTGGATGTGTCGCATTTCGCTTACGTGCATACGGCAACCTTCGGTGACCGCAACAACACTGAGGTTCCCCAGTATAAGGTATGGCGTGAAGGGGATACGGAGCTGGTGGCTGAATATTGGAGTACGGTCAGCAACTATGGCAAAGGGCAGGAGAACCCTGCACCCGAAGGGTTCATGTGGCTGCGCGAGTTCCGCGTATTTGCGCCGTTCGCCGCTTCGCTGACGGTCTACTTCCCGGATGAGGGCAGGCTGAAGATCCTAAACTGTGCCTCCCCGGTATCCGCCCGCTATACCCGGCTGTTCTGCCCGATCTCGCGTAACTTTGATAAGAGTGCCCCTGTAGAAGATACAATCAAGTTCAATCTGCAGGTGTTCCAGGAGGACGCGGAGATGGTCGAGTCGCAGACGCCGGAGGATCTGCCGCTGGATCTGCAGGCGGAAGCCCATATTCCGGCAGACCGGACATCGATTGCCTACAGACAACTGCTTAGCAGCTTGGGCCTGGGCAAGAATTACACGTCTTAACCCCAGGCGAAGCACCTTCGGACGGTTGTTTATAAGCGTATACGTACGCTAAAATAAGAAAGCAGCCCTACGGTCAGCGGATGACCGGGGCTGCTTTTGTTTGTGCTTGTGAAGAAATAAATGGCAGTATAGTTTAAATATATAAATACTATCCCTGGAGCTTGAGCGGTTGCTTTAGGTAAAATATGGTGGTTGGGATTCCCGTACAGGAAATCACCACGCAAATTAGATTTGGAGGAGATATTATAAACTATATTGAGGTTGCCCAAAAAAGCACTGCACACTTACTTCCCTTGGTATCAGAATTGTACGGATTAAACGGCTACGAGTTCGGGCAGATTGAAGCGCATGAGGGAGGACGTAATGTGGTATACACCTGTGAAAAAGCAGGCGCCGGCCCCAAAATACTCCGGTTCGCTTTCCTGCCTGACCGTAGCCGTGAGGATTTCCTGGGTGAACTGGAGTATATCCGCTACCTGTATGAGCATGGAGGCAGTGTCGCGAATGTGCTCAGCTCCCGGAACGGAAATCTGCTGGAGGAGATTACTCACGATAACCACAGCTATTTCGTCAGCCTGTTTGATAAAGCCGCAGGAACAATGCTGGCGGAGCATCAATACCGGTACAGGGATGGTGTACCCATTACCGAATATTATTATAACAGCGGTAAAGTGCTGGGGAAGCTGCACCAATTATCGAAAGAGTACACGCCGGTCCATCGCCGGTATGGTTTTTTTGACAAATTCAATCCCGCATATCTGGATGAGCTGATTCCTGAATCCCTGACCTTGCTTAAGGGGAAGCTGATTGAACTGCTTAACACCCTGAGAGAAGTGGAAGTGAACCGGGAGACTTACGGGATGCTTCATTTCGATTACAATGACGGGAATTATTCAATAGATTATGATACGGGGCAAATCACCGTATACGATTTCGACAATTGCTGTTTCGGGTGGTATATGTTTGATCTGGCGGCGCTTTGGACACATGGAGTAGGCTGGATACAATTTGAGCCTGATTCCGCAAAACGCAAGGAATTCATGGATGAATACTTTGCAACTGTTCTCGCAGGGTACAGATCTGAGACCGGAATTGAATCGGCGGTGCTGGAGCAGCTGCCCTTATTTATCCAAGCAACTCTTATGGAGAGTGTTGTGGATGCCTTTGAGGTCATGCGGAATAACGGCGGGGAACCGGAATGTGACGAGAGGCTGTCTTTTCTCATTAAATGCCTGGAAGACGATATTCTGTATAACGGATTTTTCGATGAGATTTACTCGTGCGACGAACCGTTTGAGTATGA
This window encodes:
- the nifH gene encoding nitrogenase iron protein, with translation MTRKIAIYGKGGIGKSTTQQNTAAALAYFHDKKIFIHGCDPKADSTRMILGGMNQKTLMDMLRDDGAENITTEKVVKDGYLGIRCVESGGPEPGVGCAGRGVITAIDLMENNGAYTEDLDFVFFDVLGDVVCGGFAMPIRDGKAQEVYIVASGEMMAIYAANNICKGLVKYAKQSGVRLGGVICNSRNVDREREFLEEFTASIGTQMIHFVPRDNIVQKAEFNKKTVVEFDAESNQAREYGELGRKILENESFVIPKPLSMDELEAMVVKYGIGD
- a CDS encoding ferredoxin; its protein translation is MSQFASVNQEACIACGACNSAAPDIFDLDYNGIAGVIYEGDRNRGITAIEPELQEDLQEAFTSCPTHCIRLAVVPFAS
- a CDS encoding NifB/NifX family molybdenum-iron cluster-binding protein, translating into MKLAFASNEGRALDSHFGQCNSFAIFEFGEKGYRQLESRTLPAVQEETEECDKFQQRVDLISDCTVLFVTKIGGDATKKVLQAGIILLQSEQGSEIIPQLDQLRQMLRNRPPLWLVKAMKRRKEED
- a CDS encoding aromatic ring-hydroxylating oxygenase subunit alpha, encoding MIEEKKRQEQLELPRDCTFSPEDWRILAQYWYPVARADEVQDKPLAVKLLDMKLVLYRSEGKVVIARDLCFHRGAPLSKGWVENGEIVCPYHGFRYNCEGKCTAVPAHPSSKISPKLKLIVYPAVERYGLIWTCLAGAPEQIPAFPAWDDPDYINILIPSFDIAGSSGRQMEGFLDVSHFAYVHTATFGDRNNTEVPQYKVWREGDTELVAEYWSTVSNYGKGQENPAPEGFMWLREFRVFAPFAASLTVYFPDEGRLKILNCASPVSARYTRLFCPISRNFDKSAPVEDTIKFNLQVFQEDAEMVESQTPEDLPLDLQAEAHIPADRTSIAYRQLLSSLGLGKNYTS
- the anfD gene encoding nitrogenase iron-iron protein, alpha chain encodes the protein MPHHTFKCSECIPERTQHAVIKGPGEDLTSALPEGYLNTIPGTISERGCAYCGAKHVIGTPMKDVIHLSHGPVGCTYDTWQTKRYISDNDNFQIKNTFATDVKEKHIVFGAEGLLKKNIIEAFKQFPEIKRMTIYSTCATALIGDDIGAVAQEVMDEMPDVDIFVCNSPGFQGPSQSGGHHIINIAWIKQKVGTVEPVITSDYVINYVGEYNIQGDQEVMVDYFKSMGIQVLSTFTGNGSYDDLRAMHGAHLNVLECARSAEYICNELRVRYGIPRLDIDGFGFEPLSASLRKVGLFFGIEDRAQAIIDEETARWKPELDWYKERLQGKRVCLWPGGSKLWHWANVIHEEMGLEVVSMYTKFGHQGDMEKGIARCDTGALAIDDPNELEGLEAMEMLKPDIILTGKRPGEVAKKVRVPYLNAHAYHNGPYKGYEGWVRFARDIYNAIYSPIHQLSALDISKDEIPVSRGFATQRMLSDVNLSEEIRTSASLRQYTGGYDSVSKLRERTYPYLQNQLAGV
- the nifN gene encoding nitrogenase iron-molybdenum cofactor biosynthesis protein NifN — protein: MARPERSTAKPLSINPFQTSQAIGGVLALQGIFRSIPVLHGAQGCAESVQTVLSRHFREPISIQNIAIHEQNLIFGGGEGIREMIRHVMSRHNPDVIALVGTSLTKVVGEDLLGIADDYFRHNKEMFKDKLMFGLYLPDYEGSMESGYAKTVFSVIQKIMQSGRKTVRKKKRNRINLLPGAHMTPGDVMELKEIIASFDLEVIVLPDLSSSLTGHLMTGHTALSRGGVPLDYMREMLASAYTVALGKSMEPCARLLHEGLQIPYLVFNGVTGLRESDEFFLFLRQFSQSEGENKYRWQRQFLLDCMLDTRSVFRGRRIAAALEPDHLVALYQCLSELGIRSFRSVISAPSPSVDALPEVPLLGDLDDLERIAAAGADLWISNSYGQQTARNNNIPYIPLGFPVFNRFGAAARTTAGYRGTAELLNDLANTLNSKGRIS
- the anfG gene encoding Fe-only nitrogenase subunit delta; translation: MEDLMKDRVAQLENYILKHCLWQFHSRTWDREKQNEGVLSKTTQILCDEPVAKETLADRCYWVDAVVLAEEYKRRFLWLSTMSNAEIKLLMLALKERIDYITITGSLNKELTVQQY
- a CDS encoding phosphotransferase enzyme family protein, which translates into the protein MVSELYGLNGYEFGQIEAHEGGRNVVYTCEKAGAGPKILRFAFLPDRSREDFLGELEYIRYLYEHGGSVANVLSSRNGNLLEEITHDNHSYFVSLFDKAAGTMLAEHQYRYRDGVPITEYYYNSGKVLGKLHQLSKEYTPVHRRYGFFDKFNPAYLDELIPESLTLLKGKLIELLNTLREVEVNRETYGMLHFDYNDGNYSIDYDTGQITVYDFDNCCFGWYMFDLAALWTHGVGWIQFEPDSAKRKEFMDEYFATVLAGYRSETGIESAVLEQLPLFIQATLMESVVDAFEVMRNNGGEPECDERLSFLIKCLEDDILYNGFFDEIYSCDEPFEYEG
- the anfK gene encoding Fe-only nitrogenase subunit beta, producing the protein MTCEIVQKERGGVINPIFTCQPAGAQYASIGIKDCIGIVHGGQGCVMFVRLLFSQHFKDNFLLASSSVHEDGAVFGALNRVEQAVDVLLMRYPDVKVVPIITTCSTEVIGDDVDGVILKLNNGLLKEKFAGREVHLIPVHTPSFVGSQVSGYDVAVEAFVKHFALRDQPSGKLNLITGWVNPGDVTALKHLLAEMQVEATVLFEIESFDSPILPDKSGESHGNTTIEDLTGTANALGTIALNKYEGGRAAKYLENEFDIPSVIGPTPIGIRNTDTFLQNVKKLTGKPIPESLVSERGIAIDALADLVHMFLADKKVAIYGHPDLVIGLAEFCIDLEMKPVLLLLGDDNTTYKNDPRIKALQDNVEFDMEIVLNADLMELENRIKNKTVELDLILGHSKGRFTAIDNNIPMVRVGFPTYDRAGLYRHPTVGYAGAIRLAEEIANTLFTDMEYKRNKEWILSVW
- a CDS encoding nitrogenase component 1, whose amino-acid sequence is MPRGVPNLFVEPDCEHNGQAKKGCAKPLPGELARSCAFQGSQAVLLPVSDAAHLVHGTPGCLQNSWAMLENGLQGGPLSKSGFSMGLTEMDIILGGRKKLLEAINYIIEHYHPPCIFVYATCITFLTAEDLASICDKAEKQWNVPVIPLHYPGFTGNGNMGSRQAGEALFDKVIGTSDADPGRLTPFDINLIGDYRFASEGQDIEAMLSKIGIRVISRIAGECTFAELRSAHQAKLNMLVCSRSMVTLARKMRDSFDIPYFEGSFCGSREIRFSLRQLSFHFQDERFDKQLHRYMRKEEERLHKDILHTYKSLKGRKVVLFTDGSESWSYISVLSELGLRIAAIGTNQNAQEDISRIKERLQEETILVVQSDEAKMLQLYRDRKAELMIVSGRNAFVPLKERIPFLNLDEQQHGGYAGYEGVRRLARDLLDTLEQPVWNLIFRCSPWEVDSYGQA